Part of the Zygotorulaspora mrakii chromosome 2, complete sequence genome, GAGCTGATAAATCTGCTAGGCGATTTGTCCATCCAATATATTCCGCTTGAACTCCGCTTTTAGATTCATTTAGATCATCAATCTCCTTTTGCAGCTCTTCTGATTTGATTAGAACTGTGTCCTTCTGCAGTgacttttgatttctcaaagtGTCCGtttctttaaaaattttgtgttttttgTTGACGTGAACTTGAGTGCTATCTAGCATCTTTCTGGTTAATTCAGCTTCAAAGATATCGAGTGTCTTCGaggtttctttttttaattgatcCATCTGAGAATgtatttcatcaatttcaagttGAACAGCCTTCAGTTTATTAGAGTAATCCAGCTTTTTATTGtagtatttttcttcttcaattttattgaaatcaGTCAACCATTGATAATGAACTTTGCTTTCATATTGAATCTTATCATAAACGGCCTTGTTCAAATGACCCTCTTGAGCAGTGATGACGATTTCTTCTGGATTTTCCGGAGTTGCAACGGGATATTCTCCTTTAGATTTCGATGACGACCTGAACCAAGGGATTTTGAAGGCCTTCTCCGTCTCTTCTGGAATTGGAACTCTTGGGGCCAAATGTGGGTCAATAGGTGGTGATAAAACGTCAGAAGTGTGATCCTCTTCAGGGACCTCGGATTTGTCCTCTACAACACTTTCTGGTGCAGCGACCTCAGCAGCGGTTTCTTCACCTCCAGGCTTCTCCTCTTCCGTCGTTTCAGGTGCCACGGCTTCCTCATCCTCAACCTCGTCTCCTTCAGTGGTCTCAGGTGCAGCAGCCTCCCCGACAGCTAAGCTGGCTTCAGGCTTGTCTTCTGCAGTAGTTTCTGGTGCAACTGCCTCTTCAACTGCTTCGTCGACCTCGGCGTGCCCAACATCAACGGCAGCAGCGTCATGCTTCGCCTCCACAAGTGGCGCCACTTCCACCGCATCTTTGCCCTCATCTTCACTCTTTGCATTAGCTGACTCCTTCtcagcatcttcatcctcgGCTTCATCCCCATCCCTACTCAGGGCCGTCTCATCACTCTCCAACTTCTCCTCGTTAGGTCTCAAATCAGTCAAAACCTGCGAGTCCctcaaatacttcaaatGCGCCTCCTTGGctctcaatttttccaaaagcAGCGCCTGTCTTTTTTCGTTGTTCGACAGATACACGGGAAACGCGATATCCTTGGCCCTCTGTTGCTGGTCCCCCAGCGTCTTGTACCCCATATCACTCGGGTTCACCATAGTGTACCCAGAAGTCGCACTCGTTGTCGGATATCTCGCCAATCTTCTCCGCTGCGCAATCTGCACCGCCGTAGCATCTCTGAATGGCGACACGTATTCCAATTCCTCCTCCAAGCTCTCACTGGCGCCATCATTTCCATTACTCGCACGGGCAACGGTAGTCATGCTAAGCTAAACTAACCTCCTATAACACAGCTCCTTCACGGTCACACGACGAGGATTTCAAACCACTATCCGATGATTTATAAACCGAACTCCCTTGCTTGAAGCTCTGCTGATCCTCCTTTTCGTTCCATTCCCTCTCCCCAGGGGGCCGTTGCTTTCTTATACCGCCATTTATCTTATTTCGACAGCCGGGTACCCTCCTCTCCGAATTCTAATCTCCCAATGGGGAGAGGGGACACACATCCCCACTACCCGGCCTCTCTACCCCTCCCACCCCTCTGGACCCCTCTGCCTCCCTAAACTGCGCAACGCTGTCCCGAACGGGTGAAACGTAAACATATCGTGCAACATGATCTGTGCTCCGTGTACCGAAAGTGGTATCTTTTCCTTCTAGAAGCCCGTACACAAGCACATCCATCACTTTTGTTGCCGAGAAAATAACCGTAACACCAGTAGCAAAATGGACAGTCCGGTAAAAAGCAGCCTCCTGTCTGCCTGGTCGACAGCGCAATCACTTCGCACCCATCCTATTGTCTCCCACACAAGGTCCTCCTCGTGCTCGTTCCTTTCTCTTCTCTACCGTTCCTTTCCTCTGCCTTCCTTCTTCACCTAGAACCCTCCTGCTAGCTGCTCGGCTCGCTCTCCCGCACCCGTGGCAGAGATGGGCTGCCTGCCCTGTGCTCGGGCCGTCTTCTTTCTGTCAGAGCACCGTAAAAAGCCGAAATCGCCCTCATCTTTCTTGAGCTTCTCTGCACTTGTTGtgtttgtttgtttttgctACTAGGTAATATATCCCTTTTCGGAAATACGGAATTGCTTTATGCCGCTAATGATGATTGTTCATCATGAACTGTcatttattcttttataAAAAGGGATGTGTATTTTACAACATGACAAATGCACTTGGGTAGTTGTTTCTTATATAatcttttatatttttcgGTTGTTTTCTAGCTGCTGATTACTTTCACCGCTGTATACACACACACATTATAACTGAATATACAAAGTAACAAAAATGTTAGCTTTAGTCGATAATATTTTAAGAGCAATTAACTTCTGCTTCCTGGTCATTCTACTGGGTTTGGTTGGTTCGCTGTTGGCGACACAATCGTCGCATAGCTCGAGGGTCAACTTCTGTATGTTTGCCGCTGCGTTTGCCATGGTGACAGACTCGTTCTACGGTCTGCTGGCCAACTTTTTGGAGCCATTAGCTTGGCCTATCATTCTATTTGTGCTCGACTTTTTGAACTTCGCGTTCACTTTTACCGCGGGTACTGTTCTGGCAGTCGCCACGAGAACTCACTCGTGCACCAACACAGACTACTTGGACTCCAACAATATCACTCAAGGCTCTACCCAGAGATGTCGTGAGTCTCAAGCAGTCACCGCGTTCTTCTacttctctttcttcatcttcttggCCAAGATGATTTTGTCCGGTTTGTCATTATTGAGCAATGGGCCATTCAGTGCTGCTGGTGGTTTCTCagcaagaagaagaaaaacagCTCAAGTCGGTGTACCAACGATCTCTCAAGTCTAAATGTACTACTATTCAAAGGCACAAAAGCGCTCGCACATATTATCTTTTATTACTACCCAACGCACCTGCTCCCTTCGCCTGaaactttctttttcactcggagaatgattttttatttttgtttttttgcgGAAAataaaaggaaaattgtaaaaaaaaaaaatgaaaaagctATCCATTTCTTCTACCTCTTTCAGTCAgtattcttccatttttaaagttcttttattattactaattttttaataattaTTTCTATATACAAgtctaaaaaaaaaaaaagcgaTCAATGTAATCTTGACTAATATGGCTTAATTTCGCAGTTTTTATCGACCAACGTTGAGCAACAGGGAATTTGGAGTACCGTCGCTGCCACTTGCCGAAGAGCTTGGCAAATAAGTCACATTGGGTGAATTTGCTAGTGTCTGTGCAATATCTTTTGATGCTTCTAGCCTTCTGATTAGCAACAAGCCGTCACCAGCTTTTGCCAGGGCTCTTGAAATGCACTCAGCAGACTCAGCTTCTCCCTCTGCTCTAATAACGCTTGCGTTTCTAACTTGTTCAGCCTTTTCAACGAGGAATTTTGCTCTTTCCGCATCTTGTTGGGCAATCTGTTTCTGCTCAACAGCCTTGGTGAACTCGGGCCCAAAAGTCATGTGAGTAATCGAGACGTCTTCAAGTTGAATGCCAAACTCACTCGAACGATGGGATAGTTCATCCCTGATTCTTTGACTAACTAATTCTCTTTGAGTAATCAATTCCGCGGCATCGAACCTTGCCACTATGGCCTTTAATACCTCATTTCCAATGGATGGCAGAACTCTTTCATCGTAATCTAAGCCCAAGTTTTGATAGATGTTAGGCAATCTCAGGACATCAGGCCTGTGTAGAACTCTCAGCGTTAGGGATACCATTTGTAAGTCTTTGGTACCTGTATTTGTAGCGATGCTTTTTGGTTTGGTTCTTATATCGTACACAATAGCTTTCTGCAACCAAGGCATCAAGAAATGTGTACCTTCGCCAACTACCTGCTTTTGAACACCGCTGAGTCTATCAAAGATCACAGCACGACTGCCACCTTTGACATCGTACATGGAATATTGAAGTGCACTTACAGCAATACCTACTGGTAATGCAATCTTTGCCACGGTTTCAACTAGTCTCGACATGTCTCGTATTCTCTCGTTAACTCTTCTCCTCTGCCAGGATAGTCTTGTAGGTGCGAGCGAGTGGCAACTTTTATTTTAAAGGagaaattcttcaattttgtaaaagaaTCGGGCAGCGCAACAGGGGACAAAAAAACCCCAAACTCAACTTTACTAACAAAGGGCAAATGTCACGAATAGTCAAAGAGTAcaagaagatcaaaaaagtGCTTGAGGGCCATGGCGAggcatttgaaaatttgatcgTGCAGTTGGCACCTGTTAATGAATACGATTTGTTGTCTTGGAAGGCTACCATAAGAGGACCTTCAGATACACCTTACAATGGGTTTTCCATCGGATTGACCATTAAAATTCCATCAGACTACCCCATTTCGCCGCCGATGGTTAAATTTGAACCCTACAAAATGCCCCACTGTAATGTTAACTTTCAAACGGGAGAGATTTgtcttgatattttgacaAGACAGCATTGGTCGCCGGCATGGGATCTGTTGCACGTCCTAAAGGCGATAGAGCAATTGCTGCAAGAGCCAGTCCCAGAATCGCCATTGAACGTTGATATCGCCAACATTCTGAAAGAAGGTGATAGAACTGCATATACTGGTCTTGTTAGATACTATTTTTGTGGAGGAACATGATTAGCTTATTTACCCTACTTTACTGGTTCTTGTATGACTGGCTGCAAGGTATCAGAACCCATCTATATGGAAGTGTCTAATCTTAGGAGGCACGGAGGGCAAAGCGCAGATAGTGTCCGCAAGATATAGCGGTTCAAAATGGTTGAAAAGATTACATGGGCACAAGTTGGTTCATCAACTGTTAGTGGACTTCTTTCGCCTGCATTTGTTACTGGTTCGGGTTCACAATTGGTGTTCACATCAGGTTGTGTTGGCACGGATGAAAAAACGGGGAAGCTACCTTCCAGTATCGAGGATCAGGCCAGAAATGCCTTTCTAAATCTGAAAACAGTACTCGAGAAAAGTGGCTCCTCAACTGATTCTATTTTAAAAGTTCTGTTATTCCTAAGCGATAAGTCGTATGCAGTAAAAGTCAATGAGATTTATAAGGAGTTTTTTCCAAATCAGCCAGCAAGAAGTTGCATTCTTGTTTCATTCCCTAATGAATCATTAAAGGTTGAACTGGAATGCGTTGCACAAGTCGAGtccaaaagaaagagatgGTTCAAATTGTAAGCTTTCCATACGCCGTTGTGTATATGTATACGTATGATTATCTATCgaaaatttgagaaaataaGATGGATCTCCTACAAATGGTTTTATCAAATGTCGTCGAGTGCAGTAAAGTGACACAATTCCCGCAGTGAGAAACGAGTTTGTACTTGTCATAAGTCCCAGCAAAGTGTTTCACCAAGTTGCATTATGTGGTCATATTCTGccatattttcaaagtagCTGTTACAATAGCTCATTTGGCGCGGTTTCTGTCTATCATTCCAAAGTCATGTAGATTCAAAAGAACCTTGTATCACCACAGATTTGAAGGATCAACGACTGCGTACTAAGTACCTATGATAAAGGGAAATTATATGCTACTGCAATAACATATTTTTCGTTAAAATACTCCAGCTCGACTATGTGTCTATGTATTATAATTTAAAAAGTCAGTGTATGAGAAAATAACAGCGCTTGCTGTCTGCAACTGGGTCATTATTTCGGACTACCGCCTATAGACCGTTGCTGCGTGAAAAAGTATGAAAAAGTGTATTAGTACCAAACCCGGCAAACTATTGCATCCGCCATAACTTCCAAATCGTAGTGCTAAGACATGGTGCCCGGATTCCATTATTCAAGGAGAAATAACACGCCTCTTATGCACCCTAGGGCAGCTTTTCCGATATTATGCACGTCAAAAATCAATGTCTATCGAACGGCTTTAATTTCCTGACCACCTGGCGTGGCAAATTCAACCATTCAGGAAAATACTCCATTCCCATGCTTGTGGTTGTCCAAATGTTATATGGCAAGAGCTTATTTGGCAATTTGGGAGAATATCTCCACGTCCCATTGACGCCGCCCGAGTGAATACCACCACAACCTCGAGGCCCAGCCATTACCGAGTAATTGTGATCATTATTCTGCTGCTCTTCTTTTCGTCTTTCCCCTATTACTTCACTAATCAGAGTGGTCTCACCATTTCGATTCCTCTCTGCAAGCAACGGATTCTGAGTCACAGGGTACATGACAGGACGATATCCACTAAACAGTATATCACGCGTAAGTTCCCTACTCTCCAGGAACTGCGTCGTGGGTACCCTAGGTAACATTCTGAACACATCGTTATGTGAAGACTTCCTCTTGAACGTCTGACTTGCACTGCAGCTAAAGAACCGTCTGCCAAACATTACTAACTTAAACGACATCCTCTATCgcattcaaaagtttcaagtTTCAA contains:
- a CDS encoding uncharacterized protein (similar to Saccharomyces cerevisiae YGR130C; ancestral locus Anc_3.492) is translated as MTTVARASNGNDGASESLEEELEYVSPFRDATAVQIAQRRRLARYPTTSATSGYTMVNPSDMGYKTLGDQQQRAKDIAFPVYLSNNEKRQALLLEKLRAKEAHLKYLRDSQVLTDLRPNEEKLESDETALSRDGDEAEDEDAEKESANAKSEDEGKDAVEVAPLVEAKHDAAAVDVGHAEVDEAVEEAVAPETTAEDKPEASLAVGEAAAPETTEGDEVEDEEAVAPETTEEEKPGGEETAAEVAAPESVVEDKSEVPEEDHTSDVLSPPIDPHLAPRVPIPEETEKAFKIPWFRSSSKSKGEYPVATPENPEEIVITAQEGHLNKAVYDKIQYESKVHYQWLTDFNKIEEEKYYNKKLDYSNKLKAVQLEIDEIHSQMDQLKKETSKTLDIFEAELTRKMLDSTQVHVNKKHKIFKETDTLRNQKSLQKDTVLIKSEELQKEIDDLNESKSGVQAEYIGWTNRLADLSAHIDAKVSKVLAITEQSKKTQSEIDKLKETKNQLILETENNNVQHEENKKVLEDVKNKAYLPQINEIDNQINDLLSKMALIKQEGANERIELSAITKRVEEERRAHEEKLMLEAEERKRKEEDLLNKQRLELEKVAEEQKLQHEEELQKLKVSYEELEAKLLEQETRHNELQDQEKAKTLEKEKEVEELKKQAQKLAVDSTKESAVESTKESAEEPAKISAVEFAKESAKAPEKIETAKETTSDTSKEPSKEQAVEKTKEPVEEPVSTTDSKTST
- the PHB1 gene encoding prohibitin subunit PHB1 (similar to Saccharomyces cerevisiae PHB1 (YGR132C); ancestral locus Anc_3.494); amino-acid sequence: MSRLVETVAKIALPVGIAVSALQYSMYDVKGGSRAVIFDRLSGVQKQVVGEGTHFLMPWLQKAIVYDIRTKPKSIATNTGTKDLQMVSLTLRVLHRPDVLRLPNIYQNLGLDYDERVLPSIGNEVLKAIVARFDAAELITQRELVSQRIRDELSHRSSEFGIQLEDVSITHMTFGPEFTKAVEQKQIAQQDAERAKFLVEKAEQVRNASVIRAEGEAESAECISRALAKAGDGLLLIRRLEASKDIAQTLANSPNVTYLPSSSASGSDGTPNSLLLNVGR
- the PEX4 gene encoding E2 ubiquitin-protein ligase peroxin 4 (similar to Saccharomyces cerevisiae PEX4 (YGR133W); ancestral locus Anc_3.495) is translated as MSRIVKEYKKIKKVLEGHGEAFENLIVQLAPVNEYDLLSWKATIRGPSDTPYNGFSIGLTIKIPSDYPISPPMVKFEPYKMPHCNVNFQTGEICLDILTRQHWSPAWDLLHVLKAIEQLLQEPVPESPLNVDIANILKEGDRTAYTGLVRYYFCGGT
- a CDS encoding RidA family protein, producing MVEKITWAQVGSSTVSGLLSPAFVTGSGSQLVFTSGCVGTDEKTGKLPSSIEDQARNAFLNLKTVLEKSGSSTDSILKVLLFLSDKSYAVKVNEIYKEFFPNQPARSCILVSFPNESLKVELECVAQVESKRKRWFKL
- the FHN1 gene encoding Fhn1p (similar to Saccharomyces cerevisiae YGR131W and NCE102 (YPR149W); ancestral locus Anc_3.493) translates to MLALVDNILRAINFCFLVILLGLVGSLLATQSSHSSRVNFCMFAAAFAMVTDSFYGLLANFLEPLAWPIILFVLDFLNFAFTFTAGTVLAVATRTHSCTNTDYLDSNNITQGSTQRCRESQAVTAFFYFSFFIFLAKMILSGLSLLSNGPFSAAGGFSARRRKTAQVGVPTISQV
- the SUE1 gene encoding Sue1p (similar to Saccharomyces cerevisiae SUE1 (YPR151C); ancestral locus Anc_3.496) encodes the protein MSFKLVMFGRRFFSCSASQTFKRKSSHNDVFRMLPRVPTTQFLESRELTRDILFSGYRPVMYPVTQNPLLAERNRNGETTLISEVIGERRKEEQQNNDHNYSVMAGPRGCGGIHSGGVNGTWRYSPKLPNKLLPYNIWTTTSMGMEYFPEWLNLPRQVVRKLKPFDRH